GATTCTTATGAAACCTTGATCGTCCAATCGTCTGCAATTCGAACATTAGGCTTACGGATGGTCAGAACCAATGAGCTCTTCCCTACTCGAAGGAGGAGTGGACCCCATTCAATGTCAACCTTCTGGTTTGCCGGTTCAATCAGAGCAGTTTTCGGTTGAGGAAACAAACCTAAGAGTATGATTCTCTCCACAACGCATTCTGAGGTAAATTTGTTGCTGCCAGCTCCGGTAGGCGCCAAGTTTGATGATGTGAGTTTTCCGTTCAAGAATGTAAAACGACGGTGTATGTAGGCTCCTTGCTGGAATTCGAAGCTCTTTCCATTGTCAACATAAAGCTCACCTACAGCAGCCTTGGAACTATTAAGAGCTATAACCTGCGAGGTACAAGAAATGGAAATTAGTATAACATGTTATCCCGTAAGGGAAGGAGAGCCAGCAGAAGCCATGGGCAGACCAGCAGGCCCCTCTCTTTTTCAGTTTGTTTCCATACTAGTATGATACTCATATACAATGGATAAAAAATTAGTCCGCTGACATAAGTAAGATTCATTGCTTCGCTACAGGAGATATATGAATTGGTCCTCTCATCAAGAATGGGAACCATAGtccaaaaagaaacaaaaaaagaCTAGCCAAGTCGTTATATTTCATTCATGATTACTAATTTGGTGCCCCGTCTTAAGCTTAAAAAGAAAATAGAACCGTGAAGGAACAGATAGTCGTCATTTTATATAGAATGGCGGCCCGAGATACACACTAATGGCTAAGCACAAAGACGATaatcaaatttcatatttttttaccaTTATATCGACAAAGATAAACAAATTATATCATTTGCCATTTATGTCATTGGTATGAACATTCACTTTTTATAAAGGAAGAATTGAAGTGCAAAAGTAAACTGAAAAAATTGAAGTTTTCCTCGAAATATCAAGTTTCACAAACTGCAAAAGTAATGGAAAAAATTAAATGGAGTGAGGAGGGTGGGTGTGCTTAGTTCCCGCATTCTGTGCAAGTGAGCTAATTTCTACAAAATTCCAAAATAGGGTCAAGCTTTTAATTCGAAATCATACCAGAGTGTACGGATCATTTTCCATTTGAGTTGAGCTCCTTCGGAATCTGTCTTTTCTTGGTATGATGGTACCAGCCCGTTGAAAAGCAGGGACGCTATCTTCTAAAGCGTCCAACTTATGTGTTACTCCTCCCTTGTAAGCAGCTCCAGTTTTCATGTCAAACCAAGATTGATCCCCAGGAAGATAAACGGGCACATGTTTAGCTCGCTGTATAAAATTTTACCATCCATGCATTAGAAGGTTCAAAGAGAAACATAAATATCTcacattgaaaataaaaataaatctgaTTATAGAGAGACCTCAGTATATATTCCTTGCACCAAGAGAGCATCTCCAACCATAAACGCCTCGTCGTTGCTGAACGTATTCTCATCAGAAGGAAATTCCATCCAAAGTGCACGAGCGACAGGAATACCACTGGTGTTTGCTTCTCTGAATAACGTGTAAAAGTAAGGAAGCAGCATGTAGCGTACATGTATGGCTTCCCTCATGAGTTTTGTATTTCGCTCCCTGCATCAAACATGGATAGAGCTCACTCATTATACACAAGACAAATATGTTGATAAATATAAATGGATACATACGGTTGGTGCAGTTAGTAGAATCAAACAGCTGTGAAGAATGTGGAGATGAATCGTGAAAAAGGTAAAAACCAAGTTCAATTTCAGTTGGCCAAATAGTATTAATTTAGCCACGCGCCAGGAAATTCTTTTAATGAAATCATTGGAAGATCGAAAAAACCCACGTTAATAcaaaaatatgataatattGAAGATTGAAATTTCACTACACATGCACATATCATATACGACAGGGACTGAAGCGCATGACCAACTAATAAGAGTGATAATGAAGCAAGGGAACTGATTGACTGGTTATCAGCATATCAGAAAGACGAAGTCTTAGTTTATTGTATCTATTCACACAATTGTCAGCAATAATCGCTGGTCTCCAGTTATCTTTCCTTTTCTTAGCATGCTTTCATAAGGATATCTGAGGGTCTTGTAATGATACACAAGGTCTTGCCAAGCTTATCAAGATCAACATCAAACAATAATTATACATCACAAAATCCTGTTTCATAACAGCTATTAACACCACGCAAATCAATGAAACAGATCAAACTTTCAGGCACTTGCATTGCATGAAATTTATAAGGAGAATATTAAATTCACACAAGCTTAAATCAAAGCTGAAAAGACACTAGATGAACATACTATGATAATGTCTCCCTCTCTCCCATAATCTAAACACCATAACTCTTGACTTGTACTTACACATGGGTTGGAAATCTTCTCAAATGATTCCCCAATGATCAGTCCTACACAGTGCAACTACATCTATAAGTCATAGTCATTGCCTAATCTTAAATTCAAATATCCACGAATTTATCACTTGGCTGCCTATTAACGAATTTACGAAATGATAAGAAAACCATGAGATTCAATCATAAGTCACTTGGCCTCGATTTACATAGGGTACTATACTTTCACAGTCTCACGGAGTAAATGACTTACTTTCAAACAGCTATTCAAATGCAACATATTGCCCAACCACTCAACCAAACTTTTATTTCTCTAACAGACATAATATGTGTTAGGGACTTGAGTAGATTGGGCCTAAATAGTTTAAAGAGTTTTGTGGGAACAATTGAATTGGGCCTAGAAGTTGCTTGAGGAGggaaaaaaggaaaataaataagaaaagaGTTGGTTGGAGGGGAATTCACATTTGTTTCCTTGATTTTGCTAGCTTGAGCTAGGGTAGGGGGAGAGGAGTTACTTTCTTCTTGTAAATGATTTATTCCTCGGCTGGGTGTTTTGCTCAGATTATTGTAGTTATTGTTGCTTTGAGTCAATGTAATTGTGCAACATTGTTCTTTAATTCACTATTTTCTATATATCAGTTTATATTCTATCTATTTTGTGTTGTAGTCGTACCAATATGCAAGAAAACACTAACCTCATTCTGGCATCTATCTAAAGGTGGAAAAGAGAATACCATACCCAAACAACCAAGGTTCCCGTCTCTTGGTATCGTGATGAGCATGGGCTCTAAAGAAGGGATAATAGGCACCAAGCTGATACCAGCGAACCAACAACTCAGTATCTGGATTTCCAAAAAATCCACCAACATCCGCACCTATAGaatacatataaaatcactGGAGAGTAAATTCATATATATTGGTAAGCTAACATGGAGAAACTAACCAGAGAATGATATCCCTGTGAGACCAAGTGTCAAGATCATGGGAACTGAAACCCTTAAATGTTCCCATTCAGCTGTATTATCTCCAGTCCAAACTGCTCCATATCTTTGACTTCCGGGGAAAAATGCTCTTGATAAAACGAAAGGGCGTTCTTTCCCCTCTACACGCATAACAAGTCCATCCGATGTTGCCATGTGAAAGTAATAGCCATATGCATTGTGCAACTCTCGATGCTCAACATCTCCATAGTGTAAAGCATCTCTAGGCATCGAAACCTGATGTAGAAAAAGAACCACTTTTTCACGAGGGGGGTCTAGGATTAACAGGATTTGTGATGATTCCAGATTTACCAAGTCACAAAATTAGGGAGTAACAAATTTTTTGACGGGATTTTGGGAATTGAAAACTTGTCCACTTGAAGAGGGCATAAAAAATCCACTAATTCAGTAAACATTAGAATCTCCAGAAAGTAGGAAGGCATCTGCCCTGAACACCCTAAAAATATAATAGCAGTGATACAAGCATGAAATTGCATGAATTTGTAGCTGCAAAATGATTCTGAGATGCCACTACGAATTCCTAGGAGTGAAGATCCAGTAGAAATAATCAGATTCAACCATATAAGTAGTGAATCATCAAACTAGAATTACATGGTAGGACAATCACTAGTTACATAAACGATTTGAGAAATAACTAAACCAATATTTTTAATGAAGGTaagacacaagaatatcattCATTTCATTTCTGACCAAGGAAAAATACCTTGGAAGAAATTGACGAACCTCCAAAATATTATGGTGTTTGATTACTAAGTAACTTGTATAGATGTGAAGTTATTGGGAgaaaatcgatataaaacttGAGAGTGgaaatacaaaaattcaaaagtaaaaaaattctATATGAAATTATTAGCTTTGACAGTATAAAACTGTATTAATCACAGaagaaatataaatattattgcCTTGGACCTTCAACAATCAAAAACTTAATTGACAATGACAGACAAACTAAAGCAGGAAAATCAAAATGCAGCAAGAAGTTTCATCCAGTGAATAAAGAGGTATTAACTACTGACACAACTGTGAAACCACAGAGCTTGGTCCACTTCAATATCCTTGAGCAGGGATCTCTCCCTTGAAAATACCTTGACCAGAAAAGGCCATCCTCACTAGAAAAAGAGCTTAACATGAAAGATCCATCTCACATGTTGATAGCATCATGACATTACCCAAACCAGTTACCCATATACACCCACATCACACTAATACCAGTTAGCATGTATGCTcttaccaaaaaaaaataaatgtttgtTAATGTGATTTCAGACATCTGACAGTCTGTTTCGACTTTCGAACCCCAGCAAAAAGTGCATAACAGGaatcataattaatattattcTATCCTTCCTTGATAACCTAGAATATCATGAGAATGAGATCAACATGCCTACGTCAAAATTTAAAGCAATGCATGAACCTCATAAGCTTTTGATATTGTATACAAATTAAAGCAGTTGAATAGcaggtaaaaaaaaaacaacaataagCTTGAGATCTTAGTAGTGCCAGGTTTTAATTTAGTGCAACAACGAAACTAAACCAATTTGATTGATTAACAAGAAAAGTGCAAGCCGAATAAGTAACAGGAACCAATACAGAATCAGTCAAAAATTACCTCTGGACCATTGAATACAGAAGGTTCATTCATGTCGTTCCAGATGTGCAAGGACGAAGTTGAACCAACGTAATTGTCAAATGAAAATTTCCCAGCCCACCAGGACCTAATCTCTGGACTCAGCATATCGAAGTATGATGAGGATCCAGACCAGCACCAACCATCAAAATCCTTTCCTGTCGCATCCTTCACATAGTATCCCTTCTGGGAAGCCTCCTTATGTATGTAATATGACTCATCTCGCTTAATATGAGGATCCACAATTGTGACCATATGCCTACCTTTTGCAGCTAATCTCTTCTGCATTTCATCAGGGTATGGGAACAAAACCCTGTCCCATGTAAAATATCTCTTCCCATCAGTATGCTCGATATCAAGCCATAAAACATCATACGGAATATCATGTTCATCAAATTTGGAGTCGACGTTGTAAACGTCCTCTTCATCCCGATAATTCCATCTGCATTGATGGTAAGCAATGGCAAACAACTGTGGCATTGCCGGTGTTCCTGTCACACCAGTATACTGCCTCACTACATCTTTTGGCCCTGGACCAACAAAAAAGAAAGAATCCACCACACCAGCCTCACTCATCCAAAAGGTATCAACTCTCTTCTGATCAGAAGGCAGCCTTAAGACTGAAGAGAACTCATCATTCCATCCAGGCCCCAGAACATCAATCTGCATTTCAGCAGCATTGAGCCAAAAAAACCCGGAACTCCCTCGCGACTTCCCATGTGAAATCATGAAAGGAATAGTCCCATAAAGCCCAAAAGGTGAATCATGGAGGTACTCAAAGACATCAAGATTGAACAACCTATAGGGCTCAGAGTCCTCAACACCCGGCCCTCTAGTTGGCTTCAAAGCTAGACTAGTGGCATGTTCAGGAATCCCATAAACAAAATCAGCCTCATAAAAAGACACATCATAGCTAATACTTTGCGGTCCGTACGGCCGTGTATCAGTGTGActtctaaatctctcctcccaATCCTCATTATCCTCCTTTTTCTCCCTCAGCTGCTCAAAATCGAACAAGCCATTCGAGTTCAAAGACAAAACCTTTTTCCCATTTTTACCATTCTCCCTCACAAATACTTCAAAAGGGTCATGCCTAATCGCACCTTCATACCCATCAGCAAGATAAAAAACTGACAGAGTACCCGAACCATCCTGGCTTTCTTCCTCTTTCAGCCTCTGCAACCACAGCCTCTTCTCCAAAAACTCCGGTAAAACCACATCTGGAACCTCGAATCTCTTCTTCCGGGGGCCTAGATTTTGGTCCTCATCAATCTTGAGCCTCAAAACACCATCTTGATAAGCCGATAATGTAAGAACCAAAGGCTTACTGATGATGGACGGCTCCTGATTCTCACTATTTTCTACACCCTTTCCTCTCTGGATAAGTTTAGCTACAAGATCACCCTCCTTAACAGAGACATCAGTGGCGATTAATGAACACTCCCCAGGTTTCCTAGATCGGGCACGTTTGCAGAAAGGGGTCTGATTACAGTTCCTGAATTCGTCTTTCTTCCAAGAAAACACGCAGTTTATGAGAAGGAGACTGAACAAAAAGATGCTCAGAGGCTTTCCCATGTATCGTAATTTTCTAGCAAGTAACTCTTAGTCCGTGGAAATCATGAAATTTAGAACATGGTTGCCGTTCATTGGGGAAGAATCACTCCGTAGTGTCTCTCAAACAAAGACGCTAGAAGTCGTGAATTAGGCCATCGGAAGAGGGGTTTTATTT
The sequence above is a segment of the Primulina tabacum isolate GXHZ01 chromosome 6, ASM2559414v2, whole genome shotgun sequence genome. Coding sequences within it:
- the LOC142549573 gene encoding putative glucan 1,3-alpha-glucosidase, encoding MGKPLSIFLFSLLLINCVFSWKKDEFRNCNQTPFCKRARSRKPGECSLIATDVSVKEGDLVAKLIQRGKGVENSENQEPSIISKPLVLTLSAYQDGVLRLKIDEDQNLGPRKKRFEVPDVVLPEFLEKRLWLQRLKEEESQDGSGTLSVFYLADGYEGAIRHDPFEVFVRENGKNGKKVLSLNSNGLFDFEQLREKKEDNEDWEERFRSHTDTRPYGPQSISYDVSFYEADFVYGIPEHATSLALKPTRGPGVEDSEPYRLFNLDVFEYLHDSPFGLYGTIPFMISHGKSRGSSGFFWLNAAEMQIDVLGPGWNDEFSSVLRLPSDQKRVDTFWMSEAGVVDSFFFVGPGPKDVVRQYTGVTGTPAMPQLFAIAYHQCRWNYRDEEDVYNVDSKFDEHDIPYDVLWLDIEHTDGKRYFTWDRVLFPYPDEMQKRLAAKGRHMVTIVDPHIKRDESYYIHKEASQKGYYVKDATGKDFDGWCWSGSSSYFDMLSPEIRSWWAGKFSFDNYVGSTSSLHIWNDMNEPSVFNGPEVSMPRDALHYGDVEHRELHNAYGYYFHMATSDGLVMRVEGKERPFVLSRAFFPGSQRYGAVWTGDNTAEWEHLRVSVPMILTLGLTGISFSGADVGGFFGNPDTELLVRWYQLGAYYPFFRAHAHHDTKRREPWLFGERNTKLMREAIHVRYMLLPYFYTLFREANTSGIPVARALWMEFPSDENTFSNDEAFMVGDALLVQGIYTERAKHVPVYLPGDQSWFDMKTGAAYKGGVTHKLDALEDSVPAFQRAGTIIPRKDRFRRSSTQMENDPYTLVIALNSSKAAVGELYVDNGKSFEFQQGAYIHRRFTFLNGKLTSSNLAPTGAGSNKFTSECVVERIILLGLFPQPKTALIEPANQKVDIEWGPLLLRVGKSSLVLTIRKPNVRIADDWTIKVS